A part of Scophthalmus maximus strain ysfricsl-2021 chromosome 20, ASM2237912v1, whole genome shotgun sequence genomic DNA contains:
- the pax8 gene encoding paired box protein Pax-8 isoform X2, whose product MSNGTGRGGMFVNGRPLPEVIRQRIVDMAHQGVRPCDISRQLRVSHGCVSKILGRYYETGSIKPGVIGGSKPKVATPKVVDKIAEYKRQNPTMFAWEIRDRLLTEGVCDSDTVPSVSSINRIIRTKVQQPFNLPLDGKGLSPGHTLIPSSAVTPPESPQSDSLGSTYSISGLLGIPHPSAEGKRSHDDSDQDSCRHSVDSQGSGGVPRKHMRLDHHFSAASQHLDCGFDRHHYPPDSFGSASSSKTEQTLYPLSLLNGSLDEAKTSLSASSSTIGRNLTAHQSYTMVTEPLQSLPLCLKQEMSPEVTSTSPSPHMAASNLAFMELQALQKPVSVSSSCSSNHFPNAFNSFSHHAPVYGQFGSQSVISGRDMVSSTLPGYPPHIPSPAQSGYSSSAITGMVAAGADYTGQSYTHSPYTSYSEAWRFTNSSILGSPYYYSSASRTAPPSAAAYDHL is encoded by the exons ATGTCCAACGGCACTGGAAGAG GCGGAATGTTTGTTAATGGCCGTCCACTTCCGGAGGTGATCCGGCAACGCATTGTGGACATGGCCCACCAGGGGGTCAGGCCCTGTGACATCTCCCGCCAGCTCCGCGTCAGCCACGGCTGCGTCAGCAAGATCCTGGGACG ctACTACGAGACAGGCAGCATCAAGCCCGGTGTGATCGGCGGCTCCAAGCCCAAGGTGGCCACGCCAAAGGTTGTGGACAAGATAGCAGAGTACAAGAGGCAGAACCCCACCATGTTCGCCTGGGAAATCAGGGACCGGCTGCTgacagagggagtgtgtgaCAGCGACACGGTGCCCAGCGTGAGCTCCATTAACAG aATAATCCGTACAAAGGTCCAACAGCCGTTCAATCTGCCTCTAGATGGGAAAGGCCTGAGTCCAGGACACACCTTGA TCCCCAGTTCTGCGGTCACCCCTCCCGAATCTCCTCAGTCGGACTCCTTGGGCTCCACCTACTCCATCAGCGGCCTGCTGGGTATCCCTCATCCCAGCGCCGAGGGCAAGAGGAGCCACGACGACA GTGACCAGGACAGCTGTCGGCACAGCGTGGACTCTCAGGGCAGCGGGGGCGTCCCGAGGAAACACATGAGATTGGATCATCATTTCTCAGCCGCCTCGCAACATCTGGACTGCGGGTTCGATCGTCACCACTACCCACCGGACTCATTCGGCTCAGCCTCCAGCAGCAAGACAGAGCAG ACTTTGTACCCACTGTCCCTGCTCAACGGCAGCCTCGACGAGGCCAAGACCAGCCTCTCAGCATCCAGCTCCACCATTGGACGGAATCTGACAGCACATCAGAGCTACACCATGGTGACAG AGCCCCTACAGTCCCTGCCGCTCTGTCTAAAACAGGAAATGTCCCCCGAAGTGACCAGCACCAGCCCGTCCCCACACATGGCGGCCTCCAACCTGGCATTCATGGAGCTGCAGGCGCTGCAGAAGCCCGtctctgtcagcagcagctgtagcTCCAACCATTTCCCCAATGCGTTCAACTCAttctcccatcatgcaccagTGTACGGGCAGTTCGGCAGTCAGTCTGTCATCTCAG gacgTGACATGGTGAGCTCCACCTTGCCAGGTTACCCACCTCACATCCCCTCCCCTGCACAGTCAGGATACTCCTCCTCTGCCATCACAGGCATGGTAGCAG CAGGTGCAGACTACACTGGTCAATCCTACACCCACTCGCCCTACACCTCCTACAGCGAAGCCTGGAGGTTCACCAACTCCAGCATCCTGG GTTCTCCCTATTACTACAGCTCGGCCTCCCGCACAGCTCCACCGTCTGCAGCCGCCTACGACCACCTCTAG
- the pax8 gene encoding paired box protein Pax-8 isoform X1, which translates to MSNGTGRGHGGLNQLGGMFVNGRPLPEVIRQRIVDMAHQGVRPCDISRQLRVSHGCVSKILGRYYETGSIKPGVIGGSKPKVATPKVVDKIAEYKRQNPTMFAWEIRDRLLTEGVCDSDTVPSVSSINRIIRTKVQQPFNLPLDGKGLSPGHTLIPSSAVTPPESPQSDSLGSTYSISGLLGIPHPSAEGKRSHDDSDQDSCRHSVDSQGSGGVPRKHMRLDHHFSAASQHLDCGFDRHHYPPDSFGSASSSKTEQTLYPLSLLNGSLDEAKTSLSASSSTIGRNLTAHQSYTMVTEPLQSLPLCLKQEMSPEVTSTSPSPHMAASNLAFMELQALQKPVSVSSSCSSNHFPNAFNSFSHHAPVYGQFGSQSVISGRDMVSSTLPGYPPHIPSPAQSGYSSSAITGMVAAGADYTGQSYTHSPYTSYSEAWRFTNSSILGSPYYYSSASRTAPPSAAAYDHL; encoded by the exons ATGTCCAACGGCACTGGAAGAG gtCATGGGGGTCTTAACCAACTAGGCGGAATGTTTGTTAATGGCCGTCCACTTCCGGAGGTGATCCGGCAACGCATTGTGGACATGGCCCACCAGGGGGTCAGGCCCTGTGACATCTCCCGCCAGCTCCGCGTCAGCCACGGCTGCGTCAGCAAGATCCTGGGACG ctACTACGAGACAGGCAGCATCAAGCCCGGTGTGATCGGCGGCTCCAAGCCCAAGGTGGCCACGCCAAAGGTTGTGGACAAGATAGCAGAGTACAAGAGGCAGAACCCCACCATGTTCGCCTGGGAAATCAGGGACCGGCTGCTgacagagggagtgtgtgaCAGCGACACGGTGCCCAGCGTGAGCTCCATTAACAG aATAATCCGTACAAAGGTCCAACAGCCGTTCAATCTGCCTCTAGATGGGAAAGGCCTGAGTCCAGGACACACCTTGA TCCCCAGTTCTGCGGTCACCCCTCCCGAATCTCCTCAGTCGGACTCCTTGGGCTCCACCTACTCCATCAGCGGCCTGCTGGGTATCCCTCATCCCAGCGCCGAGGGCAAGAGGAGCCACGACGACA GTGACCAGGACAGCTGTCGGCACAGCGTGGACTCTCAGGGCAGCGGGGGCGTCCCGAGGAAACACATGAGATTGGATCATCATTTCTCAGCCGCCTCGCAACATCTGGACTGCGGGTTCGATCGTCACCACTACCCACCGGACTCATTCGGCTCAGCCTCCAGCAGCAAGACAGAGCAG ACTTTGTACCCACTGTCCCTGCTCAACGGCAGCCTCGACGAGGCCAAGACCAGCCTCTCAGCATCCAGCTCCACCATTGGACGGAATCTGACAGCACATCAGAGCTACACCATGGTGACAG AGCCCCTACAGTCCCTGCCGCTCTGTCTAAAACAGGAAATGTCCCCCGAAGTGACCAGCACCAGCCCGTCCCCACACATGGCGGCCTCCAACCTGGCATTCATGGAGCTGCAGGCGCTGCAGAAGCCCGtctctgtcagcagcagctgtagcTCCAACCATTTCCCCAATGCGTTCAACTCAttctcccatcatgcaccagTGTACGGGCAGTTCGGCAGTCAGTCTGTCATCTCAG gacgTGACATGGTGAGCTCCACCTTGCCAGGTTACCCACCTCACATCCCCTCCCCTGCACAGTCAGGATACTCCTCCTCTGCCATCACAGGCATGGTAGCAG CAGGTGCAGACTACACTGGTCAATCCTACACCCACTCGCCCTACACCTCCTACAGCGAAGCCTGGAGGTTCACCAACTCCAGCATCCTGG GTTCTCCCTATTACTACAGCTCGGCCTCCCGCACAGCTCCACCGTCTGCAGCCGCCTACGACCACCTCTAG
- the pax8 gene encoding paired box protein Pax-8 isoform X3: MFVNGRPLPEVIRQRIVDMAHQGVRPCDISRQLRVSHGCVSKILGRYYETGSIKPGVIGGSKPKVATPKVVDKIAEYKRQNPTMFAWEIRDRLLTEGVCDSDTVPSVSSINRIIRTKVQQPFNLPLDGKGLSPGHTLIPSSAVTPPESPQSDSLGSTYSISGLLGIPHPSAEGKRSHDDSDQDSCRHSVDSQGSGGVPRKHMRLDHHFSAASQHLDCGFDRHHYPPDSFGSASSSKTEQTLYPLSLLNGSLDEAKTSLSASSSTIGRNLTAHQSYTMVTEPLQSLPLCLKQEMSPEVTSTSPSPHMAASNLAFMELQALQKPVSVSSSCSSNHFPNAFNSFSHHAPVYGQFGSQSVISGRDMVSSTLPGYPPHIPSPAQSGYSSSAITGMVAAGADYTGQSYTHSPYTSYSEAWRFTNSSILGSPYYYSSASRTAPPSAAAYDHL; this comes from the exons ATGTTTGTTAATGGCCGTCCACTTCCGGAGGTGATCCGGCAACGCATTGTGGACATGGCCCACCAGGGGGTCAGGCCCTGTGACATCTCCCGCCAGCTCCGCGTCAGCCACGGCTGCGTCAGCAAGATCCTGGGACG ctACTACGAGACAGGCAGCATCAAGCCCGGTGTGATCGGCGGCTCCAAGCCCAAGGTGGCCACGCCAAAGGTTGTGGACAAGATAGCAGAGTACAAGAGGCAGAACCCCACCATGTTCGCCTGGGAAATCAGGGACCGGCTGCTgacagagggagtgtgtgaCAGCGACACGGTGCCCAGCGTGAGCTCCATTAACAG aATAATCCGTACAAAGGTCCAACAGCCGTTCAATCTGCCTCTAGATGGGAAAGGCCTGAGTCCAGGACACACCTTGA TCCCCAGTTCTGCGGTCACCCCTCCCGAATCTCCTCAGTCGGACTCCTTGGGCTCCACCTACTCCATCAGCGGCCTGCTGGGTATCCCTCATCCCAGCGCCGAGGGCAAGAGGAGCCACGACGACA GTGACCAGGACAGCTGTCGGCACAGCGTGGACTCTCAGGGCAGCGGGGGCGTCCCGAGGAAACACATGAGATTGGATCATCATTTCTCAGCCGCCTCGCAACATCTGGACTGCGGGTTCGATCGTCACCACTACCCACCGGACTCATTCGGCTCAGCCTCCAGCAGCAAGACAGAGCAG ACTTTGTACCCACTGTCCCTGCTCAACGGCAGCCTCGACGAGGCCAAGACCAGCCTCTCAGCATCCAGCTCCACCATTGGACGGAATCTGACAGCACATCAGAGCTACACCATGGTGACAG AGCCCCTACAGTCCCTGCCGCTCTGTCTAAAACAGGAAATGTCCCCCGAAGTGACCAGCACCAGCCCGTCCCCACACATGGCGGCCTCCAACCTGGCATTCATGGAGCTGCAGGCGCTGCAGAAGCCCGtctctgtcagcagcagctgtagcTCCAACCATTTCCCCAATGCGTTCAACTCAttctcccatcatgcaccagTGTACGGGCAGTTCGGCAGTCAGTCTGTCATCTCAG gacgTGACATGGTGAGCTCCACCTTGCCAGGTTACCCACCTCACATCCCCTCCCCTGCACAGTCAGGATACTCCTCCTCTGCCATCACAGGCATGGTAGCAG CAGGTGCAGACTACACTGGTCAATCCTACACCCACTCGCCCTACACCTCCTACAGCGAAGCCTGGAGGTTCACCAACTCCAGCATCCTGG GTTCTCCCTATTACTACAGCTCGGCCTCCCGCACAGCTCCACCGTCTGCAGCCGCCTACGACCACCTCTAG